The Budorcas taxicolor isolate Tak-1 chromosome 25, Takin1.1, whole genome shotgun sequence genome includes a region encoding these proteins:
- the ATG2A gene encoding autophagy-related protein 2 homolog A: MSRWLWPWSNCVKERVCRYLLHHYLGHFFQEHLSLDQLSLDLYKGSVALRDIHLEIWSVNEVLESMESPLELVEGFVGSIEVAVPWAALLTDHCTVHVSGLQLTLQPRQGPGPGTADSQSWASCMTTSMQLAQECLRDGLPEPSEPPQPLEGLEMFAQTIETVLRRIKVTFLDTVVRVEHSPGTGERGVAVEAHVQRLEYCDEAVRDPSQAPPVDVHQPPAFLHKLLQLAGVRLHFEELPQQEGPPQPPLQIGSCSGCLELTVKLKQNEAFPGPKLEVCGQLGSLHLLLTPRQLQQLQELLGAVSLADPESLVDKLNKSRPLGAEDLWLIEQDLNQQLQAGTGTEPLSPDPLSNPLVNLEGTDLFFSMAGLTSSVASAVSELSLSDVDLGSSVHSTTASRRLSAQAPTTGRTAPVPPSNTLRPDSLLKMTLGGVTLTLLQTSAPSSGPPDLTTQFFAEFDATVDGSFGSHDLHRLRPRFQRACPCSHVRLTGAAVQLSWELQTSRGRRVTSTEMHFGQLEVLECLWPRGALEPECAEILSFPNSLRPQASAQPCAHLRHTQTLRRVPKSRPRRPPACRCHSELALDLADFQADVELGALDRLAALLLQATTPPPELPAGLLTEPPLAAEQHTLVRLSAPRATLQLRFPIADLRPERDPWAGRAVRAEQLRLELTEPQFQSELSSGPGPPAPTRLELTCSDLHVTYEDGEKPPVPCLRVSKALDPKSPGHKYFLPQVVVTLNPQLNAQWEVAPEKGEDLELSAENLCDLREPEPSPFSSKRTMYETEEMVIPGDPEEMRTFQNRALALSHCSLEVILPAAHVFLPSKEVYESLYNRINNDLLMWEPADLLPAPAPTPAAGCPGASGLWHDSFKMCKSALRLDSDSDDEDTHFSVGASGAPQPLARESRSPRSQSTFSALVTVLKGRITAHCETKDECGKRLEGAHGELVLDVEQGTIFSVSQYRGQPGLGYFCLEAEKAALYHRAAMDDYPLPSRLELPAFAPPAQLARTIYPSEDGVTEEGASGRRGQGRGPHMLSTAVRIQLDPHRNVKEFLVTLRLHRATLRHRMALPEQSWHSQLLEFLDVLDDPVLGYLPPTVITILHVHLFSCAMDYRPLYLPVRVLVTAETFTLSSNIVMDTATFLLRFILDDSALYLSDKCEMETLDLRRDYVCVVDVDLLELVIKTWKGNTDDRLSQPLFELRCSNNAMHVHSCADSCALLINLLQYLTSAGDLHPPPRPPSPTEIAGQKVQLSESPASLPSCPPVETALINQRDLTDALLDTERSLRELAQASGSPFFQASPVSVYLFPGERSGAQPPSPAAGAPTGSLGSRSRAKEAEKEEEGDVDTLDSDEFCILDAPGLGILPADGEPVVTQLHPGPIVVQDGHFAQPLGSTDLLRAPAHFPVPSSRVVLREISLVWHLYGGRDFGPHPGHRARVSLSGPRSSPSRSSGPNRPQNSWRAQGGSGRQHHILMEIQLSKVSFQHEAYPAEPGPVVPGRELEEQPLSRQVFIVQELEVRDRLASSQINKFLYLHTSERMPRRTHSNMLKVKALHVAPVTNLGGPECCLRVSLLPLRLNVDQDALLFLRDFFTTLAASINPVVPAENSAEARPETPVPPSGPQEGQPEGVETTSSQEAAGGRHGVPPTEQQPIYFREFRFTSEVPIWLDYHGKHVTMDQVGTFAGLLIGLAQLNCSELKLKRLCCRHGLLGVDKVLGYALNEWLQDIRKNQLPGLLGGVGPMHSVVQLFQGFRDLLWLPIEQYRKDGRLMRGLQRGAASFGSSTASAALELSNRLVQAIQATAETVYDILSPAAPVSRSLQDKRSVRRLRKGQQPADLREGVAKAYDTVREGILDTAQTICEVASRGHEQKGLTGAVGGVIRQLPPTVVKPLILATEATSSLLGGMRNQILPDAHKDHALKWRLDEARD, encoded by the exons ATGTCACGATGGCTGTGGCCGTGGTCGAACTGTGTGAAAGAGCGGGTTTGCCGCTACCTGCTTCACCACTACTTGGGTCACTTCTTCCAGGAGCACCTCAGCCTGGACCAGCTCAGCCTGGATCTGTACAAGGGCAGCGTTGCCCTGCGGGATATACATCTGGAGATCTGG TCTGTGAATGAGGTACTGGAGTCTATGGAGTCGCCACTGGAGCTGGTGGAAGGCTTCGTGGGCTCCATTGAAGTGGCCGTGCCCTGGGCTGCCCTGCTTACCGACCATTGCACTGTGCACGTGTCAGGCCTCCAGCTCACCTTACAACCCCGCCAGGGCCCAG GGCCGGGGACCGCCGACTCACAGAGCTGGGCCTCGTGCATGACCACGAGCATGCAGCTGGCTCAGGAGTGCCTGCGGGACGGGCTGCCTGAGCCCTCTGAGCCACCGCAGCCCCTGGAAGGACTGGAGATGTTCGCCCAAACCATCGAGACTG TACTGCGAAGGATCAAGGTGACCTTCTTAGATACTGTCGTGAGGGTGGAGCACTCGCCGGGCACTGGGGAGCGTGGCGTGGCAGTGGAGGCCCATGTGCAGAG ACTGGAGTACTGCGATGAGGCGGTGCGAGACCCAAGCCAGGCGCCCCCGGTGGATGTGCACCAGCCTCCTGCCTTCCTCCACAAGCTGCTGCAGCTGGCGGGGGTCCGCCTGCACTTCGAAGAGCTCCCCCAGCAG GAAGGACCCCCACAGCCGCCCTTGCAGATCGGCAGCTGCTCAGGGTGCCTGGAGCTGACAGTGAAACTGAAGCAGAATGAGGCGTTCCCAGGCCCCAAG CTGGAGGTGTGTGGACAGCTGGGCTCCCTGCACCTGCTCCTGACCCCACGGCAGCTCCAGCAGCTTCAGGAACTGCTCGGTGCTGTGAGCCTTGCAG ACCCCGAGAGCCTGGTGGACAAGCTGAACAAGAGCCGCCCGCTCGGCGCTGAAGACCTGTGGCTGATTGAACAAGATCTGAACCAGCAGCTGCAGGCGGGGACTGGGACTGAGCCCCTCAGCCCAGACCCCCTCTCGAACCCCCTTGTCAACCTAGAGGGCACTG ACCTCTTCTTCTCCATGGCGGGCCTCACAAGCAGTGTGGCCTCAGCTGTGTCCGAGCTCTCGCTCTCCGACGTAGAcctgggctcctctgtgcacAGTACCACAGCCTCCCGCCGGCTCTCTGCCCAAGCCCCCACAACCG GCAGGACAGCCCCAGTGCCCCCCTCAAACACCCTGCGCCCCGACTCGCTGCTGAAGATGACCTTGGGGGGTGTGACCCTGACCTTGCTTCAGACGTCTGCCCCGTCTTCTGGACCACCTGACCTCACCACCCAGTTTTTTGCCGAATTTGATGCCACCGTGGATGGGTCCTTCGGCTCCCATGACTTGCACCGTCTCCGACCGCGCTTCCAGAGGGCCTGTCCTTGCAGCCATGTCCG GCTAACGGGTGCTGCCGTGCAGCTGTCCTGGGAGCTGCAGACAAGCAGGGGCCGGCGGGTCACCAGCACAGAAATGCACTTCGGGCAGCTGGAGGTGCTAGAGTGCCTGTGGCCCAGGGGCGCCTTGGAGCCTGAGTGCGCAGAG ATCCTGAGCTTCCCCAACAGCCTGCGACCCCAGGCCTCGGCTCAGCCCTGCGCTCACCTGCGCCACACGCAGACCCTGCGCCGGGTGCCCAAG AGCCGGCCCCGGCGCCCACCTGCCTGCCGTTGTCACTCAGAACTGGCCCTGGACCTGGCCGACTTCCAGGCGGATGTGGAACTGGGGGCCCTGGACCGGCTCGCTGCCCTGCTGCTCCAGGCCACCACACCCCCTCCTGAGCTGCCTGCGGGCCTGCTG ACAGAGCCCCCGCTGGCAGCCGAGCAGCACACGCTGGTGCGGCTCTCAGCACCCCGGGCCACACTGCAGCTGCGCTTCCCTATCGCTGACCTGCGGCCTGAGCGGGACCCCTGGGCAGGCCGGGCCGTGCGGGCTGAGCAGCTGAGACTGGAGCTGACTGAGCCCCAGTTCCAGTCAGAGTTGAGCAGTGGGCCtggtcccccagcccccacccgccTGGAACTTACCTGCTCTGACCTGCATG TCACCTATGAAGATGGAGAGAAGCCGCCCGTCCCCTGCCTGCGGGTCTCCAAAGCTCTGGATCCCAAGAGCCCTGGGCACAAGTACTTCCTGCCCCA GGTAGTGGTGACCCTCAACCCCCAGCTCAACGCACAGTGGGAAGTGGCCCCGGAGAAGGGAGAGGATCTGGAGCTGTCGGCTGAGAACCTGTGCGACCTTCGGGAGCCTGAGCCCTCGCCCTTCTCCTCCAAGAGGACCATGTACGAGACGGAAGAG ATGGTGATCCCTGGAGACCCTGAGGAGATGAGGACCTTTCAGAACCGGGCCCTGGCGCTGTCCCACTGTAGCCTGGAAGTGATCCTGCCCGCCGCCCATGTCTTCCTGCCCAGCAAGGAGGTCTACGAGAGCCTCTACAATAG GATCAACAACGACCTGCTCATGTGGGAGCCCGCAGAcctgctccccgcccccgcccccactcccgcCGCCGGCTGCCCAGGTGCCTCGGGCCTCTGGCACGACAGCTTCAAGATGTGCAAGTCTGCCCTCAGGCTGG ACTCGGACTCGGACGACGAGGATACCCACTTCTCAGTGGGGGCGTCAGGTGCCCCCCAGCCCCTTGCCCGTGAGTCCCGGAGCCCTCGCTCCCAGAGCACCTTCTCTGCACTGGTGACGGTGCTGAAGGGCCGGATCACCGCCCACTGTGAGACCAAG GACGAGTGTGGGAAGCGGCTGGAGGGCGCCCATGGGGAGCTGGTGCTGGACGTGGAACAAGGAACCATCTTCAGCGTCTCTCAGTACAGAGGCCAGCCGGGGCTTGGCTACTTCTGCCTGGAAGCGGAGAAGGCAGCGCTCTACCACCGAG CGGCCATGGATGACTACCCACTGCCCAGTCGCCTGGAGCTGCCCGCCTTTGCTCCCCCGGCCCAGCTGGCCCGGACCATCTACCCATCAGAGGACGGGGTGACTGAGGAAGGAGCCTCGGGCCGCAGAGGCCAGGGCCGGGGCCCCCACATGCTGTCCACCGCGGTGCGCATCCAGCTGGACCCCCACAGGAACGTCAAG gagttCCTGGTGACCCTGCGGCTGCACAGGGCCACCCTGCGCCACCGTATGGCCCTGCCAGAGCAGAGCTGGCACTCCCAG CTACTGGAGTTCTTAGATGTCCTGGATGACCCAGTGCTGGGCTACCTGCCTCCAACGGTCATCACCATCCTACACGTCCACCTGTTCTCCTGTGCCATGGACTACAG GCCCCTCTACCTCCCCGTACGTGTCCTTGTCACTGCTGAGACCTTCACCCTCTCCAGCAACATCGTCATGGACACCGCTACCTTCCTGCTCAG GTTCATCCTCGACGACTCCGCCTTGTACCTGTCCGACAAGTGTGAGATGGAGACCCTGGATCTGCGGCGAG ATTATGTCTGCGTCGTGGACGTTGACCTCCTGGAACTTGTGATCAAAACCTGGAAGGGGAACACTGATGACAGACTG AGCCAGCCGCTGTTCGAGCTGCGCTGCTCCAACAATGCGATGCACGTGCACAGCTGCGCTGACTCCTGCGCCCTGCTGATCAACCTGCTGCAGTACCTGACGAGCGCGGGGGacctgcaccccccaccccggccgCCCAGCCCCACGGAGATCGCCGGCCAGAAGGTGCAG CTCTCAGAGAGCCCCGCCTCCCTGCCCTCGTGCCCGCCGGTGGAGACGGCCCTCATCAACCAGCGGGACCTGACGGACGCCCTCCTGGACACTGAGCGCAGCCTGCGGGAGCTGGCGCAGGCCTCAG GCAGCCCCTTCTTCCAGGCCTCTCCAGTGTCAGTCTACCTGTTCCCCGGAGAACGGAGTGGGGCCCAACCCCCCTCGCCCGCTGCTGGGGCCCCCACTGGCAGCTTGGGGTCCCGCTCCAgggccaaagaagctgaaaaggaagaggagggggatgTAGACACTCTGGACAGCGATGAGTTCTGCATCCTGGACGCTCCTGGCCTGGGCATCCTG CCCGCCGACGGGGAGCCCGTGGTGACGCAGCTGCACCCAGGCCCCATTGTAGTGCAGGACGGGCACTTTGCACAGCCACTGGGCAGCACGGACCTGCTGCGGGCACCTGCCCACTTCCCCGTGCCCAGCAGTCGAGTGGTGCTGCGTGAGATCTCCCTCGTCTGGCACCTCTATGGTGGCCGAGACTTTGGCCCCCACCCTGGCCACAG GGCAAGGGTCAGCCTCTCAGGCCCCCGGAGTTCCCCTTCTCGTAGCTCCGGCCCCAACCGGCCACAGAACTCCTGGCGTGCACAGGGGGGCAGTGGGAGGCAGCACCACATCCTTATGGAGATCCAGCTCAGCAAG GTGAGCTTCCAGCACGAGGCGTACCCGGCAGAGCCAGGCCCGGTCGTCCCCGGCAGGGAGCTGGAGGAGCAGCCGCTGTCCCGTCAGGTGTTCATCGTGCAGGAGCTGGAGGTGCGCGACCGGCTGGCCTCCTCCCAGATCAACAAGTTCCTGTATCTCCACACGAGCGAGCGCATGCCGCGGCGCACCCACTCCAACATG ctcAAGGTCAAAGCGCTGCACGTGGCCCCCGTGACCAACCTGGGGGGCCCCGAGTGCTGCCTCCGTGTCTCGCTGCTGCCCCTGCGGCTCAACGTGGATCAG GACGCCCTGCTCTTCCTCAGGGACTTCTTCACCACCCTGGCGGCCAGCATCAACCCCGTGGTCCCGGCAGAGAACTCTGCCGAAG CTCGCCCTGAGACCCCGGTCCCACCCAGCGGCCCCCAGGAAGGGCAGCCCGAGGGTGTGGAGACCACCAGCTCCCAGGAGGCCGCAGGTGGTAGGCACGGCGTCCCCCCCACCGAGCAGCAGCCCATCTACTTCAG AGAGTTCCGCTTCACGTCTGAGGTGCCCATTTGGCTGGATTACCATGGCAAGCACGTCACCATGGACCAGGTG GGCACTTTCGCAGGTCTCCTCATCGGCCTGGCCCAGCTCAACTGCTCCGAGCTGAAGCTAAAGCGGCTCTGCTGCCGGCATGG GCTCCTGGGTGTAGACAAGGTGCTGGGTTACGCACTCAACGAGTGGCTGCAGGACATCCGCAAGAACCAGCTGCCCGGCCTGCTGGGGGGCGTGGGCCCCATGCACTCGGTCGTCCAGCTCT TCCAGGGGTTCCGGGACCTGCTGTGGCTGCCCATCGAGCAGTACAGGAAGGACGGCCGCCTCATGCGGGGACTGCAGCGCGGCGCCGCCTCCTTTGGCTCGTCCACAGCCTCGGCCGCCTTGGAACTCAGCAACCGGCTGGTGCAAGCTATCCAG gccacaGCTGAGACGGTGTATGACATCCTGTCCCCAGCGGCGCCCGTCTCGCGCTCCCTGCAGGACAAGCGCTCCGTGCGGAGGCTGCGGAAGGGCCAGCAGCCCGCCGACCTCCGGGAGGGCGTGGCCAAGGCCTACGACACGGTTCGAGAG